A single genomic interval of Nonomuraea rubra harbors:
- the tuf gene encoding elongation factor Tu has translation MAKAKFERTKPHMNIGTIGHIDHGKTTLTAAITKVLHDRYPELNKATPFDKIDKAPEEKARGITISIAHVEYQTEKRHYAHVDCPGHADYVKNMITGAAQMDGAILVVAATDGPMPQTKEHVLLARQVGVPYIVVALNKSDMVDDEEILELVELEVRELLSAQEFPGDDLPVVRVSALKALEGDEKWADSIIELMNAVDENVPEPPRETEKPFLMPVEDVFSITGRGTVVTGRIERGIVKVNEQVDIIGIKPEKTTTTVTSIEMFNKMLDEGHAGDNAALLLRGIKRDDVERGQCIIKPGTTTPHTEFTGQVYILSKDEGGRHTPFFNNYRPQFYFRTTDVTGVVNLPEGTEMVMPGDNTEMRVELIQPIAMEEGLKFAIREGGRTVGAGRVTKIIK, from the coding sequence GTGGCTAAGGCCAAGTTCGAGCGGACCAAGCCGCACATGAACATCGGCACCATTGGGCACATCGACCACGGCAAGACCACGCTGACCGCGGCGATCACCAAGGTGCTTCACGACCGTTACCCCGAGCTCAACAAGGCGACCCCGTTCGACAAGATCGACAAGGCGCCGGAGGAGAAGGCTCGCGGTATTACGATCTCCATCGCGCACGTCGAGTACCAGACGGAGAAGCGTCACTACGCGCACGTTGACTGCCCGGGTCACGCCGACTACGTCAAGAACATGATCACCGGTGCCGCCCAGATGGACGGCGCCATCCTCGTGGTCGCCGCCACCGACGGCCCGATGCCGCAGACGAAGGAGCACGTCCTCCTGGCCCGCCAGGTCGGCGTTCCCTACATCGTCGTGGCCCTGAACAAGTCCGACATGGTGGACGACGAGGAGATCCTGGAGCTCGTCGAGCTCGAGGTTCGCGAGCTCCTGTCCGCTCAGGAGTTCCCCGGCGACGACCTGCCCGTCGTCCGCGTCTCCGCGCTCAAGGCTCTTGAGGGCGACGAGAAGTGGGCCGACAGCATCATCGAGCTGATGAACGCCGTCGACGAGAACGTCCCCGAGCCCCCGCGTGAGACGGAGAAGCCGTTCCTCATGCCGGTCGAGGACGTCTTCTCGATCACCGGTCGCGGCACCGTCGTCACCGGTCGTATCGAGCGCGGCATCGTCAAGGTCAACGAGCAGGTCGACATCATCGGCATCAAGCCGGAGAAGACCACGACCACCGTCACCAGCATCGAGATGTTCAACAAGATGCTCGACGAGGGTCACGCGGGTGACAACGCCGCCCTGCTGCTCCGCGGCATCAAGCGCGACGACGTCGAGCGCGGCCAGTGCATCATCAAGCCGGGCACGACCACCCCGCACACCGAGTTCACCGGCCAGGTCTACATCCTGTCCAAGGACGAGGGCGGCCGCCACACGCCGTTCTTCAACAACTACCGTCCTCAGTTCTACTTCCGTACGACTGACGTGACCGGCGTTGTGAACCTCCCCGAGGGCACCGAGATGGTCATGCCGGGCGACAACACCGAGATGCGCGTTGAGCTGATCCAGCCCATCGCCATGGAGGAAGGCCTCAAGTTCGCGATCCGTGAGGGTGGCCGCACCGTCGGCGCCGGTCGGGTCACGAAGATCATCAAGTAG
- the fusA gene encoding elongation factor G, with the protein MAHIDAGKTTTTERILFYTGINYKIGEVHEGAATMDWMEQEQERGITITSAATTCEWAGHTINIIDTPGHVDFTIEVERSLRVLDGAVAVFDGVAGVEPQSETVWRQADRYDVPRICFVNKMDRVGAEFHRCVDMMIGRLGATPAVIQLPWGVEADFKGVIDLIKMKGLIWSAEAAKGEMYDTVDIPADHAEAAREWRDRLIETVAENDDELMELFLEGTEPTEEQLVAAIRRATLASAINPVLCGTAFKNKGVQPLLDAIVAYLPAPTDIPAFKGHAVGNEEKVIERHADPTEPFSALAFKIASDPHLGKITYIRIYSGTLEAGSQVINSVKGKKERIGKIYQMHANKREERPSAIAGQIVAVMGLKDTTTGDTLSDPSNQVVLESMTFPAPVINVAIEPKTKGDQEKLSTAIQRLAEEDPSFQVRRDEETGQTVIWGMGELHLEILVDRMRREFKVEANVGRPQVAYRETIRRKVEKIDYTHKKQTGGSGQFARVIINLEPLGEGNDGYEFENKVTGGRVPREYIPSVDAGAQEAAEFGVLAGYPMVGVKVTLTDGAAHDVDSSEMAFKIAGSMAFKEAARKADAVLLEPMMAVEVTTPEDYMGDVIGDLNGRRGQIQAMDDRAGAKVVQALVPLSEMFGYVGDLRSKTQGRASYSMQFDSYAEVPPGIAKEIVAKARGE; encoded by the coding sequence ATGGCCCATATCGACGCGGGCAAGACCACCACGACCGAACGCATCCTGTTCTACACCGGGATCAACTACAAGATCGGTGAAGTCCACGAGGGCGCTGCCACGATGGACTGGATGGAGCAGGAGCAGGAGCGCGGCATCACGATCACGTCGGCCGCGACCACCTGTGAGTGGGCCGGTCACACGATCAACATCATCGACACGCCGGGTCACGTCGACTTCACCATCGAGGTTGAGCGCTCGCTGCGCGTCCTCGACGGTGCCGTCGCCGTGTTCGACGGTGTGGCCGGTGTCGAGCCGCAGTCGGAGACGGTGTGGCGTCAGGCTGACCGCTACGACGTCCCCCGGATCTGCTTCGTCAACAAGATGGACCGTGTCGGCGCGGAGTTCCACCGCTGCGTCGACATGATGATCGGCCGTCTGGGCGCGACCCCGGCCGTCATCCAGCTTCCGTGGGGTGTTGAGGCCGACTTCAAGGGCGTCATCGACCTCATCAAGATGAAGGGGCTCATCTGGAGCGCCGAGGCTGCCAAGGGCGAGATGTACGACACCGTCGACATCCCGGCCGACCACGCCGAGGCCGCCCGTGAGTGGCGTGACCGCCTCATCGAGACGGTCGCCGAGAACGACGACGAGCTGATGGAGCTCTTCCTCGAGGGCACCGAGCCCACCGAGGAGCAGCTGGTCGCGGCCATCCGCCGCGCGACGCTGGCCAGCGCCATCAACCCGGTCCTGTGCGGTACCGCGTTCAAGAACAAGGGCGTGCAGCCCCTGCTCGACGCGATCGTCGCCTACCTCCCCGCGCCGACCGACATCCCGGCCTTCAAGGGCCACGCGGTCGGCAACGAGGAGAAGGTCATCGAGCGTCACGCGGACCCGACCGAGCCGTTCTCCGCTCTCGCCTTCAAGATCGCCAGCGACCCGCACCTGGGCAAGATCACCTACATCCGCATCTACTCGGGCACGCTCGAGGCCGGTTCACAGGTCATCAACTCTGTGAAGGGCAAGAAGGAGCGGATCGGCAAGATCTACCAGATGCACGCCAACAAGCGCGAGGAGCGCCCGTCGGCGATCGCCGGTCAGATCGTGGCCGTCATGGGTCTGAAGGACACCACGACCGGTGACACCCTCTCCGACCCGTCGAACCAGGTCGTGCTCGAGTCGATGACGTTCCCGGCTCCGGTCATCAACGTCGCCATCGAGCCCAAGACCAAGGGCGACCAGGAGAAGCTGTCCACCGCCATCCAGCGACTGGCCGAGGAGGACCCGTCCTTCCAGGTCCGCCGTGACGAGGAGACCGGTCAGACGGTCATCTGGGGCATGGGCGAGCTTCACCTCGAGATCCTCGTCGACCGCATGCGGCGCGAGTTCAAGGTCGAGGCGAACGTGGGCCGCCCGCAGGTGGCCTACCGCGAGACCATCCGCCGCAAGGTGGAGAAGATCGACTACACCCACAAGAAGCAGACCGGTGGTTCCGGTCAGTTCGCGCGGGTGATCATCAACCTCGAGCCGCTGGGCGAAGGCAACGACGGCTACGAGTTCGAGAACAAGGTCACCGGTGGCCGCGTCCCGAGGGAGTACATCCCGTCGGTCGACGCCGGTGCCCAGGAGGCCGCCGAGTTCGGCGTGCTGGCCGGTTACCCGATGGTGGGCGTGAAGGTTACGCTGACCGACGGTGCGGCCCACGACGTGGACTCCTCGGAAATGGCGTTCAAGATCGCCGGTTCGATGGCCTTCAAGGAGGCCGCGCGCAAGGCGGACGCCGTGCTCCTCGAGCCGATGATGGCCGTGGAGGTGACCACGCCCGAGGACTACATGGGTGATGTCATCGGTGACCTCAACGGTCGCCGCGGGCAGATCCAGGCGATGGACGACCGGGCCGGCGCCAAGGTCGTCCAGGCGCTCGTGCCGCTGTCTGAGATGTTCGGCTACGTGGGTGACCTGCGTAGCAAGACGCAGGGGCGCGCGAGCTACAGCATGCAGTTCGACTCCTACGCGGAGGTGCCTCCGGGCATCGCCAAGGAGATCGTCGCGAAGGCCCGGGGCGAGTAG
- the rpsG gene encoding 30S ribosomal protein S7, producing MPRKGSPGRRQLMSDPVYSSPLVTALINKVLLDGKRSIAQSIVYGALEGCREKTGNDPVVTLKRALDNVKPTLEVRSRRVGGATYQVPVEVRAARSTTLALRWLVQYSRARREKTMTERLMNELLDASNGLGASVKKREDTHKMAESNKAFAHYRW from the coding sequence ATGCCTCGTAAGGGTTCTCCTGGCCGTCGTCAGCTCATGTCTGACCCGGTTTACAGCTCGCCGCTGGTGACCGCCCTGATCAACAAGGTGCTTCTGGACGGCAAGCGCTCCATCGCGCAGTCGATCGTCTACGGCGCCCTCGAGGGCTGCAGGGAGAAGACGGGCAACGACCCGGTCGTCACCCTGAAGCGCGCGCTTGACAACGTCAAGCCGACCCTCGAGGTCCGCAGCCGTCGCGTCGGTGGCGCGACCTACCAGGTGCCGGTCGAGGTGCGCGCCGCGCGCAGCACCACCCTGGCCCTGCGCTGGCTGGTGCAGTACTCCCGCGCCCGCCGCGAGAAGACCATGACCGAGCGCCTCATGAACGAGCTCCTCGACGCCAGCAACGGCCTCGGGGCGAGCGTGAAGAAGCGCGAGGACACCCACAAGATGGCCGAGTCCAACAAGGCCTTCGCTCACTACCGCTGGTAG
- the rpsL gene encoding 30S ribosomal protein S12, with protein sequence MPTIQQLVRKGRQDKVSKTKTPALKGSPQRRGVCQRVYTTTPKKPNSALRKVARVRLTNGIEVTAYIPGVGHNLQEHSIVLVRGGRVKDLPGVRYKIIRGSLDTQGVRNRKQARSRYGAKKEKS encoded by the coding sequence GTGCCCACTATTCAGCAGTTGGTCCGCAAGGGCCGGCAGGACAAGGTCTCCAAGACCAAGACTCCTGCCCTCAAGGGGAGTCCGCAGCGGCGCGGCGTGTGCCAGCGCGTGTACACCACGACCCCGAAGAAGCCCAACTCGGCACTGCGCAAGGTGGCCCGCGTTCGGCTCACGAACGGCATCGAGGTCACGGCCTACATCCCCGGTGTGGGCCACAACCTGCAGGAGCACTCCATCGTGCTCGTGCGTGGCGGTCGTGTGAAGGACCTGCCGGGTGTTCGCTACAAGATCATCCGTGGTTCGCTCGACACCCAGGGTGTCCGCAACCGCAAGCAGGCCCGTAGCCGCTACGGCGCGAAGAAGGAGAAGAGCTAA
- a CDS encoding DNA-directed RNA polymerase subunit beta', with amino-acid sequence MLDVNFFDELRIGLATADDIRQWSHGEVKKPETINYRTLKPEKDGLFCEKIFGPTRDWECYCGKYKRVRFKGIICERCGVEVTRAKVRRERMGHIELAAPVTHIWYFKGVPSRLGYLLDLAPKDLEKVIYFAAYMITHVDTEMRERDLPSLEAKISVERQHVEQRRDADVEARQKKLEADLAELEAAGAKGDQRRKVREGAEREMRQLRDRAQRELDRLDEVWSRFKNLKVQDLEGDELLYREMRDRFGRYFKGGMGAQAIQDRLISFDLDAEAENLRETIRSGKGQKKARALKRLKVVSAFLNTTNSPRGMVLDCIPVIPPDLRPMVQLDGGRFATSDLNDLYRRVINRNNRLKRLLDLGAPEIIVNNEKRMLQEAVDALFDNGRRGRPVTGPGNRPLKSLSDMLKGKQGRFRQNLLGKRVDYSGRSVIVVGPQLKLHQCGLPKQMALELFKPFVMKRLVDLNHAQNIKSAKRMVERARPVVWDVLEEVITEHPVLLNRAPTLHRLGIQAFEPQLVEGKAIQIHPLVCTAFNADFDGDQMAVHLPLSAEAQAEARILMLSTNNILKPADGKPVTMPTQDMVIGLYWLTTQKDGALGEGRVFGSIAEAQMAFDRRELEIQAKIQIRLKDVLPPREWVAPEGWEQGDAIRLETTFGRCLFNQTLPDSYPFVDFQVGKKQLSTIVNELAETYPKIEVANSLDALKDAGFRWATRSGVTISIEDVVAPPNKQDIMENYERRADKVQREYERGLITDEERRQELIEIWTHATADVETDMVNAFPATNPVWMMVNSGARGNKMQVRQIAGIRGLVSNTKGETIPRPIKASFREGLSVLEYFISTHGQRKGLADTALRTADSGYLTRRLVDVAQDVIVREIDCGTDRAVPLHVADRDASGNLVKAENAESNVHGRILAEDVEVDGKIIAPAGVDINDIHVTKLVEAGVETVRTRSALVCEAKIGVCATCYGRSLATGKLVDVGEAVGIIAAQSIGEPGTQLTMRTFHTGGVAGADITHGLPRVTELFEARIPKGVAPISEAEGRVRIDETDKTRKVVITPDDGSEEIAYPVSMRSRLLVQEGQRVTVGQQLVAGAVNPNEVLRILGPRAVQLHLVAEVQQVYRSQGVSIHDKHIEIIVRQMLKRVNVLESGDTDLLPGELVERPRFEQMNRETVAEGGSPAAGRPVLMGITKASLATESWLSAASFQETTRVLTDAAIHAKSDSLLGLKENVIIGKLIPAGTGMPQYRNIRVEPTEEAKAAMYTVGGYDGSAADYTFGTGSGEAVPLEEYDFGQYNR; translated from the coding sequence ATGCTAGACGTCAACTTCTTCGACGAGCTCAGGATCGGTCTTGCGACGGCTGACGACATCCGTCAGTGGTCGCACGGCGAGGTCAAGAAGCCCGAGACGATCAACTACCGAACCCTCAAGCCGGAAAAGGACGGGCTCTTCTGCGAGAAGATCTTCGGTCCCACCCGCGACTGGGAGTGCTACTGCGGTAAGTACAAGCGCGTCCGGTTCAAGGGCATCATCTGTGAGCGCTGTGGCGTCGAGGTGACTCGCGCCAAGGTGCGTCGTGAGCGGATGGGCCACATCGAGCTGGCCGCGCCGGTCACGCACATCTGGTACTTCAAGGGCGTTCCCTCGCGCCTCGGCTACCTGCTCGACCTGGCCCCGAAGGACCTGGAGAAGGTCATCTACTTCGCGGCCTACATGATCACGCATGTCGACACCGAGATGCGTGAGCGTGACCTGCCCTCGCTGGAGGCGAAGATCTCCGTCGAGCGGCAGCACGTCGAGCAGCGCCGTGACGCCGACGTCGAGGCCCGGCAGAAGAAGCTCGAGGCCGACCTGGCCGAGCTGGAGGCCGCCGGGGCCAAGGGCGACCAGCGCCGCAAGGTCCGCGAGGGCGCCGAGCGCGAGATGCGTCAGCTGCGCGACCGCGCCCAGCGCGAGCTGGACCGGCTCGACGAGGTCTGGAGCCGCTTCAAGAACCTCAAGGTCCAGGACCTGGAGGGCGACGAGCTGCTCTACCGCGAGATGCGCGACCGCTTCGGCCGCTACTTCAAGGGCGGCATGGGCGCGCAGGCGATCCAGGACCGCCTGATCAGCTTCGACCTCGACGCCGAGGCCGAGAACCTGCGCGAGACCATCCGCAGCGGCAAGGGCCAGAAGAAGGCCCGCGCGCTCAAGCGGCTCAAGGTCGTGTCGGCGTTCCTGAACACGACCAACTCGCCGCGCGGCATGGTGCTCGACTGCATCCCGGTCATCCCGCCGGACCTGCGCCCGATGGTGCAGCTCGACGGTGGCCGGTTCGCCACCTCCGACCTGAACGACCTGTACCGCCGGGTCATCAACCGGAACAACCGCCTCAAGCGTCTGCTCGACCTCGGCGCGCCCGAGATCATCGTGAACAACGAGAAGCGGATGCTGCAGGAGGCCGTGGACGCGCTGTTCGACAACGGCCGTCGCGGTCGCCCGGTCACCGGTCCCGGCAACCGGCCGCTGAAGTCCCTCAGCGACATGCTGAAGGGCAAGCAGGGTCGTTTCCGCCAGAACCTGCTGGGCAAGCGAGTCGACTACTCCGGCCGTTCGGTCATCGTCGTCGGCCCGCAGCTCAAGCTGCACCAGTGCGGTCTGCCCAAGCAGATGGCGCTGGAGCTGTTCAAGCCGTTCGTGATGAAGAGGCTCGTGGACCTCAACCACGCGCAGAACATCAAGTCGGCCAAGCGGATGGTCGAGCGCGCCCGCCCCGTCGTGTGGGACGTGCTCGAAGAGGTCATCACCGAGCACCCGGTGCTGCTCAACCGCGCTCCGACGCTCCACCGCCTGGGCATCCAGGCGTTCGAGCCGCAGCTGGTCGAGGGCAAGGCCATCCAGATCCACCCGCTCGTCTGCACCGCGTTCAACGCGGACTTCGACGGCGACCAGATGGCCGTGCACCTGCCGCTGTCGGCTGAGGCCCAGGCCGAGGCACGCATCCTGATGCTCTCGACCAACAACATCCTCAAGCCGGCCGACGGCAAGCCCGTCACCATGCCCACCCAGGACATGGTCATCGGCCTCTACTGGCTGACCACCCAGAAGGACGGCGCGCTGGGCGAGGGCCGCGTGTTCGGCTCGATCGCCGAGGCGCAGATGGCCTTCGACCGCCGCGAGCTGGAGATCCAGGCGAAGATCCAGATCCGGCTCAAGGACGTCCTGCCGCCGCGCGAGTGGGTGGCCCCCGAGGGCTGGGAGCAGGGCGACGCGATCCGGCTGGAGACCACGTTCGGGCGGTGCCTGTTCAACCAGACGCTGCCGGACAGCTACCCCTTCGTCGACTTCCAGGTCGGCAAGAAGCAGCTGTCCACGATCGTGAACGAGCTGGCGGAGACCTACCCCAAGATCGAGGTCGCCAACTCGCTCGACGCGCTCAAGGACGCCGGCTTCCGCTGGGCGACCCGCTCCGGTGTCACCATCTCGATCGAGGACGTCGTCGCGCCCCCGAACAAGCAGGACATCATGGAGAACTACGAGCGCCGGGCCGACAAGGTTCAGCGCGAGTACGAGCGCGGTCTGATCACCGACGAGGAGCGCCGTCAGGAGCTCATCGAGATCTGGACGCACGCGACGGCCGACGTCGAGACCGACATGGTCAACGCCTTCCCGGCGACCAACCCGGTCTGGATGATGGTCAACTCCGGTGCCCGTGGTAACAAGATGCAGGTCCGGCAGATCGCCGGTATCCGCGGCCTGGTGTCCAACACCAAGGGTGAGACGATCCCGCGGCCGATCAAGGCCTCGTTCCGCGAGGGCCTGTCGGTGCTGGAGTACTTCATCTCCACCCACGGCCAGCGGAAGGGTCTGGCCGACACCGCTCTGCGTACCGCCGACTCGGGTTACCTGACCCGTCGTCTGGTGGACGTGGCGCAGGACGTCATCGTCCGCGAGATCGACTGCGGCACCGACCGCGCGGTCCCGCTGCACGTGGCCGACCGCGACGCGTCGGGCAACCTGGTCAAGGCGGAGAACGCCGAGTCCAACGTGCACGGCCGCATCCTGGCCGAGGACGTCGAGGTCGACGGCAAGATCATCGCCCCGGCGGGTGTCGACATCAACGACATCCACGTGACGAAGCTGGTCGAGGCCGGCGTCGAGACCGTCCGCACCCGTAGCGCGCTCGTCTGCGAGGCCAAGATCGGTGTCTGCGCGACCTGCTACGGCCGCTCGCTGGCCACCGGCAAGCTCGTGGACGTCGGCGAGGCGGTCGGCATCATCGCCGCCCAGTCGATCGGTGAGCCCGGCACGCAGCTGACGATGCGTACCTTCCACACCGGTGGTGTGGCCGGTGCCGACATCACCCACGGTCTGCCCCGTGTCACGGAGCTGTTCGAGGCGCGCATCCCCAAGGGTGTCGCCCCGATCTCCGAGGCCGAGGGCCGCGTCCGGATCGACGAGACGGACAAGACCAGGAAGGTCGTCATCACCCCGGACGACGGCTCGGAGGAGATCGCCTACCCGGTCTCGATGCGCTCCCGACTGCTCGTGCAGGAGGGGCAGCGCGTCACGGTCGGGCAGCAGCTCGTCGCCGGTGCCGTCAACCCGAACGAGGTGCTGCGCATCCTCGGCCCGCGGGCCGTGCAGCTGCACCTGGTGGCGGAGGTCCAGCAGGTCTACCGCTCGCAGGGTGTGTCGATCCACGACAAGCACATCGAGATCATCGTGCGGCAGATGCTCAAGCGCGTGAACGTGCTGGAGTCCGGTGACACCGACCTGCTGCCCGGCGAGCTCGTCGAGCGTCCGCGCTTCGAGCAGATGAACCGCGAGACCGTGGCGGAGGGCGGCTCGCCCGCCGCCGGCCGTCCGGTGCTCATGGGCATCACGAAGGCGTCGCTGGCCACCGAGTCGTGGCTGTCGGCGGCCTCCTTCCAGGAGACGACCAGGGTGCTGACGGACGCGGCGATCCACGCCAAGTCCGACTCGCTGCTGGGCCTGAAGGAGAACGTCATCATCGGTAAGCTCATCCCGGCCGGTACCGGCATGCCGCAGTACCGCAACATCCGGGTCGAGCCGACCGAGGAGGCCAAGGCCGCCATGTACACCGTGGGTGGATACGACGGCTCCGCCGCCGACTACACCTTCGGCACCGGCAGCGGCGAGGCGGTTCCCCTGGAGGAATACGACTTCGGCCAGTACAACAGGTGA